One window of the Tissierella sp. genome contains the following:
- the thiT gene encoding energy-coupled thiamine transporter ThiT, protein MEKRWNVKMLTEGGMMIALSTILSYIKLYEAPMGGSVTAGSMIPIMLFAIRWGIVPGLAIGSTYGILQFILKPYFYHPIQFILDYPLAFGLLGLAGIAYYIKDKSSLKGYANVFLAILIGILGRMLSHVLAGVVFFAEYAGDKNPWIYSMEYNAYYLIPELIISCFVVAIIWKPLQKAIITN, encoded by the coding sequence GTGGAAAAAAGATGGAATGTTAAGATGTTAACAGAAGGTGGCATGATGATTGCTCTATCTACAATATTAAGCTATATTAAGCTTTATGAGGCGCCTATGGGAGGATCAGTTACTGCAGGAAGTATGATTCCGATTATGCTATTTGCTATTCGCTGGGGTATAGTTCCAGGATTAGCAATAGGAAGTACTTATGGAATATTACAATTTATTCTAAAGCCTTATTTTTATCATCCAATTCAGTTTATTTTAGATTATCCATTAGCTTTTGGTTTGTTAGGCCTAGCCGGAATTGCATATTATATAAAAGACAAAAGTTCTTTAAAAGGTTATGCTAATGTATTTTTAGCTATACTTATTGGAATACTTGGGAGAATGCTCTCGCATGTTTTAGCAGGTGTGGTTTTCTTCGCTGAATATGCTGGTGATAAAAATCCATGGATTTATTCAATGGAGTATAATGCTTATTATTTAATTCCAGAATTAATTATTTCGTGTTTTGTGGTTGCAATTATATGGAAACCATTACAGAAGGCAATAATAACAAACTAA
- the rpe gene encoding ribulose-phosphate 3-epimerase, translated as MAKIAPSLLSADFANLRDEIIKIEKGGADYIHLDVMDGIYVPNITFGPPVIKKLRNVTKLPFDVHLMIDRPERYIKDFVEAGADIITVHEEATVHLHRTIQEIKSYGVMAGVSLNPATPLENIEYVLDDLDLILIMTVNPGFGGQSFIKAMENKIKRLRDIINARNLNIILEVDGGVKLDNAKEILGYGADLLVVGSDIFGSKDVESRTREFKNL; from the coding sequence ATGGCAAAAATTGCACCCTCTTTGCTTTCAGCTGATTTTGCTAATTTGAGGGATGAAATTATAAAAATAGAAAAAGGTGGAGCAGACTATATTCATTTAGATGTAATGGATGGAATTTATGTACCTAATATTACATTTGGACCACCAGTGATTAAGAAACTTAGAAATGTAACAAAGCTTCCTTTTGATGTTCATCTTATGATAGACAGACCTGAGAGATATATCAAAGATTTTGTTGAAGCTGGTGCTGATATAATAACTGTCCATGAAGAGGCAACTGTTCATCTTCATAGGACAATACAAGAAATTAAGTCCTATGGTGTTATGGCAGGTGTATCATTGAATCCAGCCACTCCCTTGGAGAATATAGAGTATGTGTTAGATGACTTAGATTTAATACTAATTATGACCGTAAATCCAGGTTTTGGTGGTCAGTCTTTTATTAAAGCTATGGAAAACAAAATAAAAAGACTAAGAGATATAATAAATGCAAGAAATTTGAATATAATTCTTGAAGTAGACGGTGGAGTCAAACTTGACAATGCTAAGGAAATACTTGGATATGGTGCTGATTTACTTGTAGTAGGCTCAGACATATTTGGTTCAAAAGATGTAGAAAGTAGAACTAGAGAATTTAAAAACTTGTAA
- the rsgA gene encoding ribosome small subunit-dependent GTPase A encodes MIDGIIIKGIAGFYYVKTTEGVVECRARGNFREENITPLVGDKVRIRISDEDNSGYIEEIYTRKSQLVRPTVANITQAIIVMSIKKPDISTWLLDRFLIMAEHENLEIIICLNKVDLAEDKAIDMEKRYEAAGYKVIKTSTKTKVGIEELKELLNNNISVFAGPSGAGKSSLLNIINSNFKLETGDVSSKTKRGKHTTRHVELLDLHENTFVLDSPGFSSLNVDFIEAEIELRDYFREIKKYGEKCRFISCLHLNEPDCAVKEQVERGNINKDRYENYLLFLEEIKNIRRY; translated from the coding sequence ATGATTGATGGAATAATTATTAAGGGCATTGCTGGGTTTTACTATGTAAAAACAACAGAAGGTGTAGTTGAATGTAGAGCTAGAGGTAATTTTAGGGAAGAAAATATAACTCCTTTAGTAGGAGATAAGGTAAGGATTAGAATTAGTGATGAAGATAATTCTGGCTATATTGAAGAGATATATACTAGAAAATCACAACTAGTTAGGCCAACTGTAGCTAATATAACCCAAGCTATAATAGTGATGAGTATTAAAAAACCTGATATTAGCACTTGGCTATTGGATAGGTTTCTGATCATGGCAGAACATGAAAACTTAGAAATAATAATTTGCTTAAATAAAGTCGACTTAGCAGAAGATAAAGCTATAGATATGGAAAAAAGATATGAAGCTGCAGGATATAAAGTAATAAAAACTAGTACAAAAACCAAAGTTGGTATTGAAGAATTAAAAGAGCTTCTGAATAATAATATATCAGTTTTCGCGGGACCATCTGGGGCAGGTAAATCATCTTTATTAAATATTATTAATTCGAATTTTAAACTTGAGACGGGAGATGTAAGTTCTAAAACAAAAAGAGGTAAGCATACAACCAGACATGTTGAATTATTAGATTTACATGAAAATACCTTTGTGCTAGATTCTCCAGGTTTTAGTTCTTTAAATGTGGATTTCATTGAGGCTGAAATAGAGTTAAGAGATTACTTTAGGGAGATAAAAAAATATGGAGAAAAATGTAGATTTATTTCCTGCTTGCATTTAAATGAACCTGATTGTGCAGTAAAAGAACAGGTTGAAAGAGGAAATATTAACAAAGATAGATATGAAAATTATCTACTATTTCTTGAAGAAATTAAAAATATTAGGAGGTACTAA
- the pknB gene encoding Stk1 family PASTA domain-containing Ser/Thr kinase, translating into MIGRILGGRYEILEQIGGGGMALVYKAKCQLLDRFVAIKILRDEFVNDEEFVRKFKRESQAAASLSHPNIVNIYDVGVETEGNNNIHYIVMEYIKGKTLKEIIRESGKLSMKSTLDYTNQIAGALQHAHKNHIVHRDIKPHNIMITDDGRIKVTDFGIARAATSSTVTTTSNVLGSVHYFSPEQARGGYTDEKSDIYSLGIVMYEMVTGELPYQGESPITVALKHVQEDIVPPKELDGQIPDSFQLIILKCVQKRQADRYSNITELIMDLNKIKNNVEDFSYEDTNNFDSHTKVMPAVNIKDVDKMKNSKDNKKSNKKDGSSKVIFLGILLAFLAAASIWIGAYRIKNFFDSPEIIVPSVIGLQEDEAREEIEGLGLRFSVKARVKNSQFKAGEVISQEVDPDTKVKKNYEIEVTVSEGDNLIKVPSFVNKDLADVEELVKDADLKMGNPEYKHSDDIPENVIMSQEPESGAMVEPGTRIVFVVSKGEEIKQVIMPKLVGESIESARAKLTELDLVEGEIKEQPSEDIEKGIVTWQSYDQGTELETKTAVDLYVSSGPSEGTGDIGGDNDGNENNEESSITFNLTPLQEKEETQIKVIRNQDGVSIVVYNKKHSVSDGEAVITLQGKVGSTFDIYYDDIYQTTIPKNE; encoded by the coding sequence ATGATAGGCAGGATTTTAGGTGGAAGATATGAAATATTAGAGCAAATAGGTGGAGGCGGGATGGCATTAGTATATAAGGCTAAATGCCAGTTGCTTGATAGATTTGTTGCAATTAAAATATTGAGAGACGAATTTGTAAATGATGAAGAATTTGTTAGAAAATTCAAAAGAGAATCACAAGCTGCAGCTAGCTTATCCCATCCAAATATAGTTAATATTTATGATGTTGGTGTTGAAACTGAAGGGAATAATAATATTCATTATATAGTTATGGAATATATAAAAGGTAAAACTCTAAAAGAAATTATTAGAGAGAGTGGAAAGTTATCTATGAAATCCACCTTGGATTATACAAATCAAATCGCTGGGGCTTTACAACATGCACATAAAAATCATATAGTTCATAGAGATATAAAGCCACACAATATAATGATAACTGATGATGGAAGGATTAAGGTTACTGATTTTGGCATCGCTAGAGCTGCTACAAGCTCTACTGTTACAACCACATCTAATGTATTAGGCTCTGTTCATTATTTCTCCCCAGAACAAGCTAGAGGTGGATACACTGATGAGAAATCTGACATATATTCATTGGGTATTGTTATGTACGAAATGGTTACTGGTGAGTTACCATATCAAGGTGAGAGCCCTATTACAGTTGCATTAAAACATGTACAAGAAGATATAGTACCTCCGAAAGAGTTAGATGGTCAAATACCTGATAGTTTTCAACTTATTATATTAAAGTGTGTTCAAAAGAGACAGGCAGACAGATATAGCAATATTACTGAGTTAATAATGGATTTAAATAAGATTAAAAACAATGTAGAAGATTTTTCATATGAAGATACCAATAATTTTGACTCACATACTAAGGTAATGCCAGCAGTAAATATAAAGGATGTTGATAAAATGAAAAATAGTAAAGATAATAAAAAGTCAAATAAAAAAGATGGTAGTAGTAAGGTTATTTTTTTAGGTATACTTCTTGCTTTTTTAGCTGCAGCTAGTATATGGATAGGTGCATATAGGATAAAGAACTTTTTTGATAGTCCAGAAATAATAGTTCCATCTGTAATTGGTTTACAAGAAGATGAAGCTAGAGAAGAAATTGAAGGGTTAGGATTGAGATTTTCTGTAAAAGCTAGGGTTAAGAATAGTCAATTTAAAGCAGGAGAAGTTATATCTCAGGAAGTAGACCCAGATACAAAAGTAAAGAAAAACTATGAGATAGAAGTCACTGTTAGTGAAGGAGATAATCTAATTAAAGTTCCTAGTTTTGTCAACAAAGATTTGGCAGATGTAGAGGAATTGGTTAAAGATGCAGATTTAAAAATGGGAAATCCTGAGTATAAGCACTCAGATGATATACCAGAGAATGTAATAATGAGTCAAGAACCAGAGAGTGGAGCTATGGTAGAACCAGGTACTAGAATTGTCTTTGTAGTTAGTAAGGGAGAAGAGATTAAACAAGTTATAATGCCAAAATTAGTGGGTGAAAGCATAGAGTCAGCTAGAGCTAAATTGACCGAATTAGATTTAGTAGAAGGAGAAATCAAAGAACAGCCTAGTGAAGATATAGAAAAGGGAATTGTAACTTGGCAAAGCTATGATCAAGGTACAGAATTAGAGACGAAAACTGCTGTTGATTTATATGTAAGTAGTGGGCCTAGTGAAGGAACAGGAGACATTGGTGGAGATAATGATGGAAATGAGAACAATGAAGAGAGTTCAATAACTTTCAATTTAACACCACTGCAAGAAAAAGAAGAGACACAAATAAAAGTTATTAGAAATCAAGATGGTGTAAGCATAGTTGTTTATAATAAAAAACATTCTGTCAGTGACGGTGAAGCTGTAATAACCTTACAAGGTAAGGTTGGTTCTACCTTCGATATATATTATGATGATATATATCAAACTACGATTCCTAAAAATGAATAG
- a CDS encoding Stp1/IreP family PP2C-type Ser/Thr phosphatase, whose translation MVSGAISDIGKNRESNQDAFYASKDSLLPLYVVADGMGGHKAGEVASSMALDVIERNFLKAKDDLISDAIITKLIKESIEEANTKIYLKSLEDKKYEGMGTTITLAYILEDRICIGHVGDSRAYLIKDKEIIQVTEDHSYVNELIRTGSITREEAKTHPKRNMITRAVGSSSIIEMDLFFRKYNQGDILLLCSDGLSNMLKEFEIYDTFNGAQDIQKACVELATKANDKGGFDNITAVAIKLINEVKQ comes from the coding sequence ATGGTCAGTGGTGCAATATCAGATATTGGGAAAAATAGAGAGAGTAACCAAGACGCTTTTTATGCTTCAAAAGATTCCTTACTGCCTTTATATGTAGTGGCAGATGGCATGGGGGGCCATAAGGCAGGGGAAGTAGCCAGCTCCATGGCATTAGATGTTATTGAAAGGAATTTTTTAAAAGCTAAGGATGATTTAATTAGTGATGCGATAATAACCAAATTAATTAAAGAATCAATAGAGGAGGCAAATACAAAAATTTACTTGAAATCACTGGAAGATAAAAAATATGAGGGTATGGGTACGACTATTACCTTAGCTTACATATTAGAGGATAGGATTTGCATAGGACATGTTGGAGATAGTAGGGCATATTTAATTAAGGATAAAGAAATTATCCAAGTAACTGAAGATCACTCTTATGTAAATGAGCTTATTCGAACAGGAAGCATTACCAGAGAGGAAGCAAAAACTCATCCTAAAAGGAACATGATAACTAGGGCTGTTGGTTCTAGTAGTATCATTGAAATGGACTTGTTTTTTAGAAAATATAATCAAGGGGATATATTACTTTTATGTAGTGATGGTTTATCTAATATGTTAAAAGAATTTGAGATTTACGATACATTTAATGGAGCACAAGATATACAAAAAGCTTGTGTAGAACTTGCAACTAAGGCCAATGACAAGGGTGGATTTGATAATATTACTGCTGTTGCAATCAAATTAATTAATGAGGTGAAACAATGA
- the rlmN gene encoding 23S rRNA (adenine(2503)-C(2))-methyltransferase RlmN, producing the protein MDKIELNSLSLDELKKLMISLDEKSFRGEQLFSYFHRNKKIDIKELQVLPEKLRNYLFQNYKVNKVEIFQKFRSKLDNTTKYLVLLQDNNIIESVAMEYNHGLTACISTQVGCKMSCSFCASTKEGLLRNLTPAEMLNQIYMIEKDLNKDISNIVLMGSGEPLDNYNNTLKFINIIHDEKGHNISHRNITLSTCGIVPRIYDLAKEDIPITLSISLHSPFDTDRKKIMPIANRYSIAELMKACEYYSKNTSRRITFEYTLIDNVNDRDIDVKELMKILKGINCHINLIPLNPIHEFKKDRPSRANIERFQKELSKSNIQVTIRREMGGDISASCGQLRRSVTENDN; encoded by the coding sequence TTGGATAAAATAGAATTAAATAGTTTGTCTTTAGATGAACTGAAAAAATTAATGATTTCATTAGATGAAAAAAGCTTTCGTGGAGAACAATTATTTTCATATTTTCATAGAAATAAAAAGATAGATATAAAAGAATTACAGGTATTGCCTGAAAAACTAAGAAATTACTTATTTCAAAATTACAAAGTCAATAAGGTAGAAATATTTCAGAAATTTAGGTCAAAATTAGATAATACTACAAAGTATTTGGTCCTTTTGCAAGATAATAATATAATTGAATCTGTAGCAATGGAGTACAATCATGGATTAACTGCTTGTATTTCAACTCAAGTAGGCTGCAAGATGAGTTGTTCTTTCTGTGCATCAACTAAGGAAGGGCTTTTAAGAAATCTAACTCCAGCTGAGATGCTAAACCAAATTTATATGATAGAAAAGGACTTAAATAAAGACATATCGAATATTGTACTAATGGGAAGTGGTGAACCATTAGACAATTATAATAATACTTTGAAGTTTATTAATATCATTCATGATGAAAAAGGTCATAATATTAGCCATAGAAATATTACACTATCTACATGTGGAATTGTTCCTAGAATTTATGATTTAGCTAAGGAAGACATACCCATTACTTTGTCAATATCTTTACATTCTCCATTTGATACTGATAGAAAAAAAATCATGCCCATAGCTAATAGGTATTCAATAGCTGAGCTGATGAAAGCTTGTGAATATTATTCTAAAAATACAAGTAGACGAATTACTTTCGAATATACTCTAATAGACAATGTAAATGACAGAGACATAGATGTTAAGGAACTAATGAAGATTTTAAAGGGAATTAATTGCCATATTAATCTAATTCCTTTAAATCCAATACATGAATTTAAGAAGGACAGGCCAAGTAGAGCTAATATAGAGAGATTTCAAAAGGAATTAAGTAAAAGCAACATTCAAGTAACTATAAGAAGGGAAATGGGAGGAGATATTAGCGCTTCCTGTGGACAGCTTAGAAGGTCTGTAACTGAAAATGATAACTAA
- the rsmB gene encoding 16S rRNA (cytosine(967)-C(5))-methyltransferase RsmB, which translates to MVLSAREVSFNILYDIFVKEAFSNIAINKNLEEQLSSKDESLIREITYGVLENQLYLDYIISKASKIRLKKIHSAILIILRIGVYQLVFMDKIPNSAAVNESVNLAKKHGHKGSIGFVNGVLRNIGNNKDEYMKINVSNKIDYISIKYSHPKWMVDRWVREFGEEFTEELCKKNNESPKLNIRVNTLKINKDELRERLMKKNLIIEESIYAKDSLIIDNPNRITELEEFKLGYFFIQDESSTLVGQVMDPLPGSVIIDICSAPGGKTTHLAQIMNNKGKIYSRDIYKHKLKLIEENANRLGIDIIQTDLSDATKRDEDMFNIADYVLVDAPCSGLGLIRRKPEIKWNRKEADIEKLADLQYTILNNVKEYIKIGGILVYSTCTIERDENVNLVNRFLQENRNFKLVEIESKFTNKDNLNSLNSGYIQLYPNIHGTDGFYIAKMIKER; encoded by the coding sequence ATGGTTTTATCTGCTAGAGAAGTATCATTTAATATATTATATGATATATTTGTTAAAGAAGCTTTTTCTAATATAGCAATTAATAAAAACTTAGAAGAACAATTGAGTAGTAAAGATGAAAGCTTGATTAGAGAAATTACCTATGGAGTATTGGAAAATCAGCTATATTTAGACTATATAATCTCAAAAGCATCTAAGATTAGATTAAAGAAAATACATTCTGCTATTTTGATTATACTAAGGATTGGAGTATATCAACTAGTTTTCATGGATAAAATACCCAATAGTGCTGCAGTTAATGAATCTGTAAACTTAGCTAAAAAACACGGACACAAGGGATCCATTGGATTTGTTAATGGTGTACTTAGAAATATTGGTAATAATAAAGATGAATATATGAAAATTAATGTGAGTAACAAAATTGACTATATTTCAATTAAATACTCCCATCCAAAGTGGATGGTAGATAGATGGGTAAGAGAATTTGGAGAAGAATTCACAGAAGAATTGTGTAAGAAGAATAATGAGAGTCCAAAGTTAAATATTAGAGTAAATACCTTGAAGATTAATAAGGATGAATTAAGAGAAAGATTAATGAAGAAGAACTTAATTATAGAAGAGTCTATATATGCAAAAGATTCACTTATAATAGATAATCCAAATAGGATAACAGAACTTGAAGAGTTTAAATTGGGGTATTTTTTTATCCAAGATGAAAGTAGTACTTTAGTTGGGCAGGTAATGGATCCCTTACCAGGGTCTGTTATTATTGATATATGTAGTGCTCCAGGTGGCAAAACTACTCATCTTGCACAAATAATGAATAATAAAGGGAAAATCTATAGTAGAGATATTTACAAACATAAATTAAAGCTCATTGAAGAAAATGCAAATAGGTTAGGCATAGATATTATTCAGACTGATTTATCAGATGCAACTAAAAGGGATGAAGATATGTTTAATATTGCTGATTATGTTTTAGTAGATGCACCTTGCTCAGGTTTAGGATTAATTAGAAGAAAACCTGAAATAAAATGGAATAGGAAAGAAGCAGATATTGAAAAGCTTGCTGATTTGCAATATACTATCTTAAATAATGTAAAAGAATATATTAAAATTGGTGGAATATTGGTTTATAGTACTTGTACCATAGAAAGAGATGAAAATGTAAACTTAGTAAATAGATTCTTACAGGAAAATAGAAATTTCAAATTAGTAGAAATAGAGAGTAAATTTACAAACAAGGATAATTTAAATAGTTTAAATTCTGGTTATATACAACTTTATCCTAATATCCATGGGACTGATGGTTTTTATATAGCCAAAATGATAAAAGAAAGATAG
- a CDS encoding zinc metallopeptidase, with amino-acid sequence MLGYRVGYMDTSWFIYVLPAILFASYAQLKINSAFSKYSNVPSGTGYTGGQIARMILDRNGLYDVKVEQVSGKLTDHYDPRSKVVRLSTTIFGGNSIASMSVAAHEVGHAIQHSEGYLPLLLRNNLAPIANISSRFAWVLLIIGTLISWGNLITFGIILFSSVVLFQIITLPVEFNASNRALLQLENGIVEMDKIKPAKKVLKAAALTYVAATLVAIGELLRLLAMTNRRRD; translated from the coding sequence ATGCTTGGATATCGTGTAGGTTATATGGATACTTCTTGGTTTATATATGTACTTCCTGCAATTCTTTTTGCTTCCTATGCTCAGCTAAAGATTAATTCTGCATTTAGTAAATATTCTAATGTACCAAGTGGAACAGGGTATACTGGTGGGCAGATTGCTAGAATGATATTAGATAGAAATGGACTTTATGATGTTAAAGTAGAGCAGGTATCAGGAAAATTAACAGATCATTATGATCCTAGATCAAAGGTTGTTAGACTATCAACTACTATATTTGGTGGCAATAGTATTGCTTCTATGAGTGTAGCAGCTCATGAAGTTGGTCATGCTATACAACATTCTGAGGGATATTTGCCTTTGCTTCTGAGAAACAATCTTGCACCAATTGCAAATATAAGCTCTAGATTTGCTTGGGTATTATTAATAATTGGTACCCTCATATCTTGGGGAAATCTCATAACCTTTGGGATTATACTATTTTCATCTGTTGTACTTTTTCAAATTATTACATTACCTGTAGAATTTAATGCAAGTAATAGAGCTTTACTACAACTAGAAAATGGAATAGTGGAGATGGACAAAATCAAACCAGCAAAAAAAGTATTAAAGGCAGCTGCATTAACTTATGTGGCAGCTACATTAGTAGCAATAGGTGAATTACTTAGATTGCTAGCTATGACAAACAGGAGAAGAGATTAG
- the fmt gene encoding methionyl-tRNA formyltransferase — protein MKIVFMGTPEFSVSTLKALYDNRFSIDLVITQQDKPKGRGKKIQYTPVKEMALNLGLEVYQPSSVNDKETIDRIKEINPDFIVVVAYGQILKKDILDIPRYGCYNVHASLLPKYRGAAPINWAIINGETETGVTIMEMEEGLDTGDMLLWESIDIDVNDDAQVIHDKLSDLGGKLIIEALQGLKSGVIKKTPQNDDLSTYASMLYKEMGRINWNDSSQYIYNLVRGLKPWPSAYTKYKEEIIKIHKVSLINKFKDGKNGEIVKVNNEGIYVNTSDKTIIIEELQFPGKKRMGVSEYLKGNSIETNIILE, from the coding sequence ATGAAGATTGTTTTTATGGGAACACCAGAATTCTCAGTTTCTACACTAAAAGCCCTATATGATAATAGGTTTTCTATAGATTTAGTTATTACCCAGCAAGATAAGCCAAAAGGTAGAGGAAAGAAGATACAATATACTCCTGTTAAGGAGATGGCTTTAAATTTAGGGTTAGAAGTTTATCAACCTAGTTCTGTAAATGATAAGGAAACAATTGATAGAATTAAGGAGATAAATCCTGACTTTATTGTAGTTGTTGCTTATGGTCAAATACTTAAAAAAGATATCTTAGATATTCCTAGATACGGTTGTTATAATGTTCATGCATCATTATTGCCTAAGTATAGAGGTGCAGCCCCTATTAATTGGGCAATAATTAATGGTGAAACTGAAACAGGTGTTACAATTATGGAAATGGAAGAGGGATTAGATACTGGTGATATGCTATTGTGGGAATCAATCGATATTGATGTAAATGATGATGCTCAAGTTATCCATGACAAACTATCAGATTTAGGTGGAAAACTAATAATAGAAGCATTACAAGGTCTAAAGAGTGGTGTGATAAAAAAAACTCCGCAAAACGATGATTTATCTACCTATGCTTCTATGCTGTATAAAGAGATGGGTAGAATAAATTGGAATGATAGTAGTCAATATATTTACAACTTAGTAAGGGGATTAAAACCATGGCCATCTGCATATACCAAATATAAAGAAGAAATAATAAAAATTCATAAAGTGAGTTTAATTAATAAATTTAAAGATGGTAAAAATGGAGAAATAGTTAAGGTGAATAATGAAGGGATTTATGTAAATACTTCAGATAAGACAATAATAATAGAAGAGTTACAATTTCCTGGAAAGAAAAGGATGGGAGTATCAGAATATTTAAAGGGAAATTCTATAGAAACAAACATTATACTAGAATAA
- the def gene encoding peptide deformylase: MALREIRISGDPILRKKSKAITEVTERIKILLDDMVDTMNEAEGVGLAAPQIGILRRAVVIDVGEGPIKLLNPELIEVKGQVIDIEGCLSVPGRSGTVDRPEWVRIKYMDVEGNEKHLEGNGLLARAICHEIDHLDGILYTDKIIDEVVLEEDDEELSEEV, encoded by the coding sequence ATGGCATTACGAGAGATAAGAATATCTGGGGATCCTATTCTCAGAAAAAAGTCAAAGGCTATAACAGAAGTCACAGAGAGAATAAAGATCCTTTTAGATGATATGGTAGATACAATGAATGAAGCTGAAGGTGTAGGATTGGCAGCTCCACAGATAGGTATTCTTAGAAGGGCTGTAGTTATTGATGTTGGAGAAGGACCAATAAAATTATTAAATCCTGAATTAATTGAAGTTAAAGGCCAAGTTATTGATATAGAAGGATGTTTGTCTGTACCTGGTCGTTCAGGTACAGTAGATAGGCCGGAGTGGGTTAGGATAAAATATATGGATGTGGAAGGCAATGAGAAACATCTAGAAGGAAATGGTTTATTAGCAAGAGCTATTTGTCACGAAATAGATCACTTAGATGGTATATTATATACTGATAAAATAATAGATGAAGTAGTATTAGAAGAAGATGATGAAGAGTTAAGTGAAGAGGTGTAA